Proteins from a genomic interval of Musa acuminata AAA Group cultivar baxijiao chromosome BXJ1-9, Cavendish_Baxijiao_AAA, whole genome shotgun sequence:
- the LOC135594203 gene encoding uncharacterized protein LOC135594203: MEKKEQTKPVAVSSPSADATDDAAAIGRLPARRLRKRRCALFCFLCCAASAVIVGVVVLVLSFTLFKVKDPTLTMNSLVIERIDLDFGTDRSRPLSINATLDADISIENPNMASFRFGNSTTDFYYSGETVGVAYAPIGKVPAHRTARLGVRVDVLVDRVATQLNLTMGLLSGTQLQLTSYTDIRGRVSVLGVYKRDIEMMLNCSITMEVSIAEQQITGTDCLATVK, translated from the coding sequence ATGGAGAAGAAGGAGCAGACCAAGCCCGTCGCGGTGTCATCGCCTTCGGCGGACGCCACCGACGACGCCGCTGCCATCGGTCGTTTACCTGCGCGGCGCCTCCGCAAGCGCCGGTGCGCCCTTTTCTGCTTCCTTTGCTGCGCGGCGTCTGCGGTCATCGTAGGCGTCGTGGTGCTCGtcctctccttcaccctcttcaagGTAAAGGACCCAACGCTCACCATGAACTCCCTCGTCATCGAACGCATCGACCTCGACTTCGGCACCGACCGGAGCCGCCCGCTGTCGATCAACGCCACGCTCGACGCCGACATCTCCATCGAGAACCCCAACATGGCCTCCTTTCGGTTCGGCAACAGCACCACCGACTTCTACTACAGCGGCGAGACCGTGGGCGTGGCCTACGCGCCGATCGGGAAGGTGCCCGCCCACCGCACGGCGCGGCTGGGCGTGCGGGTGGACGTGCTCGTCGACCGCGTCGCCACGCAGCTCAACCTCACGATGGGCCTCCTCAGCGGCACCCAGCTGCAGCTGACGAGCTACACGGACATCCGAGGGAGGGTAAGCGTGCTGGGCGTGTACAAGCGCGACATCGAGATGATGCTCAACTGCAGCATCACCATGGAAGTGTCCATCGCGGAGCAGCAGATAACCGGCACCGATTGCTTAGCCACCGTGAAGTGA
- the LOC135592536 gene encoding respiratory burst oxidase homolog protein A-like, with protein MGSSARHERRWASDTVPRGSAISAGSSPGTSGKAPDESEEEFVEVTLDLQGDDTIVLRSVEPAFVADAGYLSDATESAASRSPSIVRSSSHRLRQFSQELKAEAVARARQLKEDLKAELKRFTWGHGPSRSGAAAASSSSSSAGIVGAVSPALDSALAARAARRQLAQLDRSRSGTKKALRGLRFISGSKANGVDAWNEVQSNFDKLARDGYLSRSDFAQCIGMRDSKEFALELFDALTRRRRLNAERIGKDELHEFWCQITDQSFDSRLEIFFDMVDKNEDGRITEEEVKEIIMLSASANKLSRLKEQAEEYAALIMEELDPERLGYIELWQLETLLLQRDTYLNYSQALSYTSQALSQNLVGLRKKGPIRKLSTKLGYYLEENWKRLWVMALWIGVMAGLFSWKFIQYRNRYAFQVMGYCITTAKGAAETLKFNMALILLPVCRNTITWLRSTRLARALPFDDNINFHKTIAAAIVVGVILHAGVHVTCDFPHLISASREKYAPLSPYFGKTKPTYLDLVRGLEGVTGIIMVVCMLVAFTLATHWFRRSLVRFPKPLDRLTGFNAFWYSHHLFVIVYVLLIVHGERLYLIHEWYRKTTWMYLAVPLLLYVGERSLRALRSGYYSVRLLKVAIYPGNVLTLQMSKPVAFRYKSGQYMFVQCPAVSPFEWHPFSITSAPGDDYLSVHIRQLGDWTRELRRVFAAACEPPVAGKSGLLRADEATKKSLPKLLIDGPYGAPAQDYKKYDVLLLVGLGIGATPFISILKDLLNNIVKMEEENEALLDDCPPKPQNGERVDLATLMRASRRVRWTLRTTNAYFYWVTREQGSFDWFKGVMNEVAELDQRGVIEMHNYLTSVYEEGDARSALITMIQALNHAKNGVDIVSGTRVRTHFARPNWKKVFSRICSKHPYAKIGVFYCGAPVLAQELNKLCYEYNQKSSTRFEFHKEHF; from the exons ATGGGAAGCTCCGCGCGGCACGAACGGCGATGGGCGTCGGACACGGTGCCCAGAGGGAGCGCGATCAGTGCCGGCTCGTCGCCGGGGACTTCTGGGAAGGCGCCGGATGAGAGCGAGGAGGAGTTCGTGGAGGTGACGCTCGACCTCCAGGGAGACGATACCATCGTGCTCCGCAGCGTCGAGCCGGCCTTCGTGGCGGACGCCGGGTACCTGTCCGACGCCACCGAGTCGGCTGCCTCGCGATCGCCCTCGATCGTGCGGAGCTCGTCTCACCGGCTGCGGCAGTTCTCCCAGGAGCTGAAAGCGGAGGCGGTTGCGCGGGCGCGGCAGCTGAAGGAGGACCTCAaggccgagctcaagcggttcacaTGGGGCCACGGCCCGTCGCGATCGGGTGCGGCCgcggcctcttcctcctcctcctccgctgggATCGTCGGAGCTGTGTCCCCAGCGCTGGACTCCGCCCTGGCCGCCCGCGCGGCGCGGCGGCAGCTAGCGCAGCTGGATCGGAGCCGATCGGGCACTAAGAAGGCCCTCCGTGGCCTCAGATTTATCAGCGGCAGCAAAGCCAACGGCGTCGATGCGTGGAACGAGGTCCAGAGCAACTTCGATAAGCTGGCGCGCGACGGCTACCTCTCGCGTTCCGATTTCGCCCAATGCATAG GCATGAGGGACTCCAAGGAGTTCGCATTGGAGTTGTTCGACGCATTGACCAGGCGGAGAAGATTGAACGCGGAGCGGATCGGCAAAGACGAGCTGCACGAGTTCTGGTGTCAGATCACCGATCAAAGCTTCGATTCTCGCCTCGAGATCTTCTTCGACAT GGTGGACAAGAACGAGGACGGCCGGATCACCGAGGAGGAAGTAAAAGAG ATAATAATGCTGAGCGCGTCCGCAAACAAGCTGTCGAGGCTGAAGGAACAGGCTGAGGAATACGCAGCTCTAATCATGGAGGAGTTGGATCCCGAGAGACTCGGCTACATCGAG CTCTGGCAGCTGGAGACGTTGCTGCTGCAAAGGGACACGTACCTCAACTACAGTCAGGCCCTGAGCTACACGAGTCAGGCACTGAGCCAGAACTTGGTTGGACTGAGGAAGAAGGGGCCCATCCGGAAGCTGAGCACCAAGCTGGGCTACTACTTGGAGGAGAACTGGAAGCGGCTGTGGGTGATGGCACTGTGGATCGGGGTGATGGCCGGGCTGTTTTCTTGGAAGTTCATCCAGTACCGGAACAGGTACGCGTTCCAGGTGATGGGGTACTGCATCACCACCGCCAAGGGCGCGGCCGAGACGCTCAAGTTCAACATGGCCCTCATTCTCCTCCCTGTGTGTCGAAACACCATCACCTGGCTTCGCTCCACCCGGTTGGCCCGTGCGTTGCCCTTCGACGACAACATCAACTTTCATAAG ACGATAGCGGCAGCGATCGTGGTCGGGGTGATCCTCCACGCCGGCGTCCATGTTACCTGCGACTTCCCCCATCTGATCTCGGCCTCGCGTGAGAAGTATGCGCCCTTAAGCCCTTACTTCGGAAAAACCAAGCCCACATACTTGGATCTAGTACGAGGCCTCGAGGGCGTGACTGGCATCATAATGGTGGTCTGCATGTTGGTGGCCTTCACGCTCGCGACGCACTGGTTCCGCCGAAGCCTGGTGAGGTTCCCCAAGCCCTTGGACAGGCTGACCGGCTTCAATGCTTTCTGGTACTCCCACCACCTGTTTGTCATCGTCTACGTGTTGCTCATTGTCCACGGAGAACGCCTCTACCTCATCCACGAGTGGTACAGAAAGACG ACATGGATGTatcttgcagttcctcttctgttGTACGTTGGGGAGAGAAGCCTAAGAGCCCTGAGGTCCGGCTATTACTCAGTTCGGCTCCTCAAG GTCGCCATATATCCTGGCAATGTTCTCACGCTACAAATGTCGAAGCCCGTAGCGTTCCGCTATAAGAGTGGTCAGTACATGTTTGTTCAGTGCCCTGCCGTCTCGCCCTTCGAGTG GCATCCCTTCTCCATTACTTCAGCTCCGGGGGATGACTACCTAAGCGTCCACATAAGACAACTGGGTGACTGGACACGAGAACTACGACGCGTGTTTGCGGCGGCCTGTGAACCTCCGGTGGCGGGAAAGAGTGGCCTCCTAAGAGCCGATGAGGCCACCAAGAAAAG CCTGCCCAAGCTTTTGATAGACGGGCCTTACGGTGCTCCAGCTCAGGACTACAAGAAGTATGACGTTCTTCTGCTCGTCGGCCTTGGAATCGGTGCCACGCCTTTCATTAGCATTTTGAAGGATCTCCTCAACAACATAGTCAAAATGGAGGAGGAAAAC GAGGCGCTCTTGGACGATTGCCCACCGAAGCCACAAAACGGAGAGCGTGTCGATTTGGCCACGCTTATGAGGGCTTCGCGAAGAGTAAGGTGGACTCTCAGAACCACCAATGCATACTTCTATTGGGTGACACGTGAACAAGGCTCCTTTGACTGGTTCAAAGGAGTTATGAATGAAGTGGCCGAGTTAGATCAAAGG GGCGTAATCGAGATGCACAATTACTTGACAAGCGTGTACGAGGAAGGAGACGCTAGATCGGCACTGATCACCATGATCCAAGCTCTCAATCATGCTAAGAATGGCGTCGACATAGTTTCGGGCACCAGA GTGCGCACGCATTTCGCGAGGCCGAATTGGAAGAAAGTCTTCTCTAGGATATGCTCTAAGCACCCGTACGCCAAGATAG GAGTATTCTATTGTGGTGCACCGGTGTTGGCGCAGGAGCTTAACAAGTTGTGCTACGAATACAACCAGAAAAGCAGCACCAGATTTGAGTTCCACAAGGAGCATTTCTGA
- the LOC135594204 gene encoding WRKY transcription factor 22-like produces the protein MRTKLAPHLPLRFSSRFMDDNDWDLRAVVRGCSATAVDPPDPFSSFPSPLPQKGGTGEFFGFPDPMETPTARHQLEEHCKSCIKPHHQQQLQPPPPVPKPSYPSCSPAASVFPAFATAPHQFQQQPRQPHPPVSRNPLRSKRRKNQHKKVVCQVPADGISPDMWAWRKYGQKPIKGSPYPRGYYRCSSSKGCQARKQVERSRAEPGMLVITYTAEHDHPVPTHRNSLSGSTRQKLPHPSSAAQPPLASSGCRGDGENPLSPGSHPSSSPLSSPAAAEPRANSVANELFPRGRPRILKHSGEEEEEDELTVGDVEMMGEDDMLFLGMEVIDGSTTSTGTTKSPGRVSVSSAFFADDGGFEEYFFQSTWLANSNAAAAAGGGS, from the exons ATGAGAACAAAGTTAGCGCCCCATCTTCCACTCCGTTTCAGCTCGCGTTTCATGGACGACAACGACTGGGATCTACGCGCAGTGGTGAGGGGCTGCTCGGCCACGGCGGTTGATCCACCGGAtcccttctcttcttttccttctcctcttcctcaaaAAGGAGGAACGGGCGAGTTCTTTGGCTTTCCTGATCCGATGGAGACGCCGACCGCCCGTCACCAGCTGGAGGAGCACTGCAAGTCCTGCATCAAACCCCATCATCAACAGCAGCTCCAACCACCACCTCCCGTCCCGAAGCCGAGCTACCCTTCCTGCTCCCCAGCTGCCTCTGTCTTCCCTGCTTTCGCCACCGCTCCTCATCAATTCCAGCAGCAACCTCGGCAGCCTCATCCCCCGGTCTCCCGAAACCCCCTCCGTTCTAAGAGAAG GAAGAACCAGCACAAGAAAGTGGTGTGCCAAGTACCAGCTGATGGAATCTCTCCCGATATGTGGGCTTGGCGGAAGTATGGACAGAAACCCATCAAAGGCTCTCCTTATCCAAG AGGCTATTACAGGTGCAGCAGCTCCAAAGGATGCCAGGCTCGGAAACAGGTGGAGCGAAGCCGGGCGGAGCCAGGGATGCTGGTCATCACCTACACCGCGGAGCACGACCACCCCGTCCCCACCCACCGCAACTCCCTCTCCGGAAGCACTCGCCAGAAGTTACCGCATCCCAGCTCCGCCGCCCAGCCGCCGCTTGCATCTTCTGGATGCAGGGGAGACGGAGAGAATCCGCTGTCACCCGGCAGCCATCCGTCCTCGAGCCCCCTGTCGTCGCCGGCTGCCGCAGAACCACGCGCGAACTCGGTGGCGAACGAGCTGTTTCCCCGGGGTCGACCTCGGATACTAAAGCACAgcggggaggaggaagaagaggatgagcTGACGGTGGGAGACGTGGAGATGATGGGCGAGGACGACATGCTCTTCCTGGGCATGGAGGTGATAGATGGGTCGACGACCAGCACCGGAACCACCAAATCCCCGGGGAGGGTGTCCGTCAGCTCCGCCTTCTTCGCGGACGATGGTGGCTTCGAGGAGTATTTCTTCCAGTCAACTTGGCTGGCTAACAGCAATGCAGCGGCGGCAGCCGGCGGTGGCAGCTGA
- the LOC135594206 gene encoding BURP domain-containing protein 3-like: MPFVYRYAATDTQLHDDSNVALFFLEKDLHPGAKMKLHFTNTISGASFLPRRAADSIPFSSTRLREILDRFSVEPNSAEAAAIKQTLRDCEEPAVRGERKTCATSLEAMVEFSTSSLGTSKVKAASTTVSKEGTPAQEYTVAASGVREMGGEELVTCHAEPYAYAIFYCHATSTSRGYEVDMVGKDGTTVEAAAVCHTDTTAWNPEHVAFKVLDIKPGSAPVCHFLPQDHVVWSRSG; encoded by the coding sequence ATGCCCTTCGTATACAGATACGCCGCCACCGACACCCAGCTCCACGACGACTCTAATGTCGCTCTGTTCTTCCTCGAGAAGGACCTCCACCCGGGTGCCAAGATGAAGCTCCACTTCACCAACACCATCTCCGGTGCCTCCTTCCTCCCTCGCCGAGCCGCCGACTCCATCCCCTTCTCATCCACACGCCTCCGTGAGATCCTCGACCGCTTCTCCGTAGAGCCTAACTCCGCAGAAGCCGCTGCGATCAAGCAGACCCTTCGAGACTGCGAGGAGCCAGCGGTGAGGGGAGAGAGGAAGACGTGTGCCACCTCGCTTGAGGCGATGGTGGAATTCAGCACGTCAAGCTTGGGGACAAGTAAGGTCAAGGCGGCGTCCACGACGGTGAGCAAGGAGGGAACACCGGCGCAGGAGTACACGGTCGCTGCGTCGGGAGTGCGAGAGATGGGCGGGGAGGAGCTGGTGACATGCCATGCAGAGCCCTACGCGTACGCCATATTCTACTGCCACGCGACGTCGACGAGCAGGGGCTACGAGGTGGACATGGTGGGGAAGGACGGGACGACGGTGGAGGCGGCCGCGGTGTGCCACACCGACACCACGGCGTGGAACCCGGAACACGTTGCTTTCAAGGTGCTCGACATAAAGCCTGGGTCGGCGCCCGTCTGCCACTTCCTGCCTCAGGATCATGTCGTGTGGAGCCGCAGCGGTTAG